The genomic segment GTCCGTGCGTCGGCACGGGAACTACGTGCTGTGCACGCTGCTGCTCGGCACCGCCATCATCAACGCCTCGCTGGCCGTGTGGATGTGCCAGATCCTCGGCATGACGTGGGTCTCCACGGTCATCTGCGCCTTCGGCATCTTCTTCATCGGGGAGATCCTCCCGCACTCCGTGGCCTCGCGCCACGGCCTGGCCATCGCCTCCAAGACCATCTGGGTGACGCGGCTGCTGATGGTGCTGTCCTTCCCCATCTCCTACCCCATCAGCAAGCTGCTGGACCTCATCCTCAACCAGGAGATCTCCAACTTCTACACGCGGGAGAAGCTGCTGGAGATGCTGCGCGTCACGGACCCGTACCACGACCTGGTCAAGGAGGAGCTGAACATCATCCAGGGCGCGCTGGAGCTGCGCACCAAGACGGTGGAGGACGTGCTGACGCCGCTCACCGACTGCTTCATGCTGGCCTCGGACGCGCTGCTGGACTTCAACACCATGACGGAGATCATGCAGAGCGGCTACACGCGCATCCCGGTCTACGAGAACGAGCGCTCCAACATCGTGGACATCCTGTTCGTCAAGGATCTGGCCTTCGTGGACCCGAACGACTGCACGCCGCTCAAGACCATCACGCAGTTCTACCGGCACCCGCTGCACTGCGTCTTCAACGACACCAAACTGGACGCCATGCTGGAGGAGTTCAAGAAAGGTGAGGGTCAATCTTGTATGGCAAGCCACGAGGGTCAAAAATCGCCAGGAAAAGCGCCGTAAAAAGCTGCATATTGGTCCTGAaataatgcacattttaaaagttgcaCGTAAATTTCAGCGTCATGTCGTCCCAAAATAGGCATAAAAAGCGGTGTTTTATGGCGTATAAACTGCCCGCCGTAATTTATtgacgacaaaaaaaaaattctaattgtTTGTAACAAGAAAAGTGAGAGGCTTCTGCGCATGTNNNNNNNNNNNNNNNNNNNNNNNNNNNNNNNNNNNNNNNNNNNNNNNNNNNNNNNNNNNNNNNNNNNNNNNNNNNNNNNNNNNNNNNNNCTCTCGGGGTGGCACCCTCATCCCCGCTTCTGAGCCTCGGCTTTGGAAAGCCAGGCGCCGTTTATGGCCCTTTTTAGTTTTCAGTCTCCAAattcagtcacagagacacagaaacacagtggaagcggctgccATGGAGACACGCCCCCAAGTGAGATTAAAACCCCGGTAACCCCTCAGACTAGCTCAGGATCGCATGTTTGACAGACGTCGAGCAGTGAATTCGCcgcgcggtgaaagaggggcaCACTGCTGGTTTGTGGCTCAGaggttgtggagctctgatttgaTAGGAACAATCAGCACGTCAAAACACGGCGAcactcaaaacatcaatttttgactCAACTATGCGTcattgggaatgaaaatgtgtcgaatgggaagatgtaggcattatttgTTATGactgaagtaccaaaattggGATAgattaggaaccgaaaccaaaaccaaagaaccactGTGGCACCAGAACTGATTAAAACCCAATCGGTCCCCAACATAGTTAAAAGAGGTGTTTTTAATGGCCAGTACGCCGTTTGTTTACAGTGCTATTCCTGGCGAGTATTGAcctctttggcttgccataacCTGACGGAGCAGGTTGATGGAGATGATCTGTAGGATTAGAGCAGTGAGAGTCACTTTGATGAAGGTCAGACCGGCGCGCTGCAGATCAGCTGTTTGGAATGTTTCAGTTTATCAgccgtttttaaagtttctatAACTCGTACTGCTAAAGCAGTTATTTGGGTTAGAACTTTGTGTTCTGTTCAGTTCTGCTCAAAGGAAGCAAACACCTCCGTTGTCATGGAGACACATGGATGAACCCAAATTCCATCAACATTTGAATATCCTGATGAAACAGGAGCTGAAATCTGtgatttcagttgtttttttctgtcctggGGGGCTGAGAATATCAGGAACCTGTCCATCCCCCCCCTGCGGACCCTGCAGACCTGCAGATGCAGGAGTGCGTGCCGTCTGCAGAGGCTCTGCAGCATCACCGCGTGCAGCAGCTCAGTGGGTCTGAGGGTGGGTGGGGCGGAAACCATCCAATCACAGAGCTTTCTGCTCCCCCTCCCATCATGCTCTGGGACAACACAGACTCAGCACTTTGTGTTTATGCTGGGTTTGTGTTCGGGACAGGAAGCAGGAGAGGACACCTGAGGGGGATTATTATGGGATGCCGCTCCTTCCATCACCTCTGCAGTTCTGTTTTTACTTCCTCCTCCAGAGCGGTTTGGAGCCGACCTGAAGCTCCTGCAGTTTAGACCAgaggagcagaaagagaaacatTTGACAGACAGGTCTGCAGCTGAAACCTGAAATGTTCCTGTCCTCCCCCCCCCCCCCNCCCCCAGAAGGGACGATCAAATATTCAGGATGCTGCGTTTCCTGTTTCTGCCCTTGACATCTGTTCTCctcacatattttatttttcctcttttaggaTTTGTTTGATTTCAAACATCACAAATCCTCCCGTTAGTGCAGacatttagataaaaaagcTCCTGAAAAATCCCAGCTGCTTCTGCAGTTTACTGATGAACCTGCAGGAGTTCAGACcagcagaagctgctgctgagCAGAGTTTTCCAAACGCTTTCGTTTCCACAGACGAAGGAACGGAAACCGCAGCGCCGTTTTACTGCGTccaaacaacagaaacttctgagaggaaaaagctgaaaaggaGCTGATTCTGAGTGGACACCCCATCACAAAATCAATACGTCTACAGTCggtttcagctttcagctccCGTCTGCAGACGTTTTCATAAAAACGTCATTGTGTGGCGTCGGCCGGTGAGAACCTCTGTCTCCATCTGAGAAGAGAAACTCTCCTCTGTTCTGAACAGTTTCACTGCAGAATGAAGCTCCGATGATCTGAGCTTCACACCAACAGCTGCAGCCGTTTCAGCCGTTTTCTTTGAAGGTTTGGTCTCGAGGTTGAAGTGAAACGAGGAGAATCCTCTGGAAGTTTCTCGGCTGCAGCGTTTCCTCATGTGACCCACTTTAGCCGAGGCAGCGCCGCCAGAATGGCGAGCATCTGTGAGGATTGTGGATGGAGGTGGAAGCACAGATAGACCGATGTGAATCTGGTTTGAGTTCTGTTTCCTTCATCTGAACAAACACCGGCGTCGTTCCAGAATGATCTACAGCCGTCATCTCCACAAACTCTCCCAGACTGAGAAGTTCTGCTGCTCAGATTCTGGACAAACCTCCTTCCAGGTGGTTGTCGTGgtttcctgcagcagctcctcctgatTGTCAGCGTTCCCGCCCACTCGCCGTGAGTCACAAACAtgagaggagcagcaggacTCAATCAAAGCCTAAAAATACCAAATCCATAAATCTTTGATGACATTCTGCTGGATGAAAGCAGCTTTTCCCTTCCAGGTCTGCAGGGcaggatattaaaaaatactttaaaacgtggatttaaaatgttttaaaaatcaattgaaaacagttttaatctggTTTAGTCCAGTTGTGTTTCTGTCAGACTGAACGCAGAGCAAGAACCAGAAAATGAAATTTACCCACAGTTAACGTCAGGACACGTCAGGCTGGAGAAACTGAGGTTTGAGCTGCAGGTGACGATCAGAACCGGAGCTCGAGGAGCTCGAGGAGAGCTCCAACAAATCCGAGGAAGTCAGAACTTCTGAGGGCAGAAGaagcagagagaagaaaaacCCCAAATCCTGATGAACCCAGAAACTCCGTCTCATCTGTCAGGAATCACTGATAAAGTTTGGTTGGATGTTTCCTCCTTTCTTCCTCGAGACGAACTTGAGTTTCAATAAAGTAAATGtcataaattgaaataaaaaggtttGGAGGAGTTTCAGGATGAAGCTGAAGTTTCAGTTTCTGAGAACAGGAACTCAACAGTGAcgtcttgctgctctgcagagttttggggtttttactGAAGCTTCTGAGACCCGCCTCAGCAGGGGGGTGTCCAGGAGCTCCAGGTCTCCTAAACTAATCCCAGTTTCTGATCAAATCCATCAACCGTCACGCAGCAGGAAAAGATGCTCAGATAATCATTTCCAGCTTCTGCAGTGGACGGAGACGGGTCGTCACGCAGAACAgtttcaaccaatcagagaacTGTTGTTAAAATGACCATCGTTTAGGACTGTGAGGTTAAGAGGACGTCAGGTTCTGATGTGTGGAGACGTTCTACATCATTTCGCTCCCAGCAGCAGATAAGGATAAAAACCTCCCGAGTAAAAGACTGTCTCCAAGACTTCTGCCTGGATCAGATCATCTGTATGGAAGGTTGTTTGAGCCgtaattcaatttattttgcatttctcAATTGACAATGCAATTCatgcaatttaaaaatgcattttgcaatttgcaATTCAGTATGAAAATTTACAATCcaatattaaaatgtgaaaaataagatattaaataaaaacaaaatcaattgcattgtaaattgttgtgggtttttgatctcataattcaaatgacaatgcattttgcaatttaagattcaagatcaactttatttatccccgcagggaaattcagtAATTTACAGTTCAGTATGTAatttgacctttcatttgaccTTGCATGATgcatttgcaaattgaattgtcaattgagaatACATAATAAATTggactagaaaagttgcattacctgtgataatactagtgtgaatgttttctgCTGAAGGTAATCAGTAAAGACGGTGAACCTTTTCTCTGAAATTGAGAcgcaatttaatttaattgaagggatttgcaattttaaaaatactaaattcgCTATGAGAGTagacattttgttaaagaactatgagttgacctaattaaaaaaatgtgtatttgaaatgcttaaaaatccctaacacatgccaattttgcaaaaatatttagtgtgttgcttaaatatgagctaaactcaaaattagccccaaaaacctaaatagatgtcaaattagccaaaaaagctagctcgttgcttaaatactagataaactccaaaacagcctaaaaactctccgaaaactaaattagtcaaaaacgttattagtctgtttctaaaaataaaatctaaactctGAATTGGCCcaaaaatactagctaaacacaaacatagcctaaaattcatcagtcagttaaattaatcaaatatgttagcatgctgctaaaacgttagccaaactccaattttgcataaaaaaatctcagaagaTGCCAGGTTAGCAAAAAATGCTAggtcattgcttaaatactagctaaactccaaagtagcctagaattactcagtaaactaaattagtcaaagatgttagcatgctgctaaaataaaagctaaactctaaattggccaataaaaacttcattagataacaatttagccaaaaatgttagcatgttgctaaaatattaggtaaacacattttttttcaataattactGTACGAAGATATATcgtgaatatatttaaaggtttatcTACTTAAATTAAAAGACTTTCTTTCATTTCCAATGGCGCATTTTTTGCTCAATCCTgcttgaagctccgcccactttctATTCCATCAAACTGACATAAATGTATTCAGATTTTGCTTAAATTACTGTTCAGCTCTATTTCGTGATGAACCTCTGGGCTCCATTTGGATCCGCTGCTCTTCATTGTGGTTAcctcaaaaaggaaaaaaaagtgaaaatgtggtGAAGGTCATCTCCACCTGTTCCCAGGTAAATCCCACCTGGCCATCGTGCAGCGAGTGAACAACGAGGGGGAGGGCGACCCCTTCTACGAGGTGATGGGCATCGTCACCCTGGAGGACGTCATCGAGGAGATCATCAAATCTGAGATCCTGGATGAGACGGACCTCTACAGTAGGAGAATCCACCAAAGATCTTCAGGATGACCGAACGTCTGAAACCATTTACCGCCTTTTCTGTGCTCATCAGCCGATAATCGAACCAAACGGCGAGTCTCTCACCACGAGCGGAAGCAGCAAGACTTTTCCATCTTCAAGCTGTCGGAAAACGAGATGAAGGTCAAGATttctcctcagctcctcctggCGACGCATCGGTTCCTCTCCACAGGTACCGGCCGCTCTTCCTCCAGGTTCCTGGAGACGTGGAGGAAGAATCAAACCTTCTCTCCGTCTTTCGCCTCCACCCAGAGGTGGAGCCCTTCAAACCTGCTCACATCTCCGAGAAGATCCTGCTGCGGCTCATCAAACACCCCAGTGTGGTCCAGGAGCTGAAGTTCGACGAGAAGAACAAGCGAGCGCCGCAGCACTTCCTGTTCCAGCGCAACAAACCGGTGGACTACTTCACCTTAGTGCTGCAGGTAAGAGGCGGCTGACGAGGATCCGTGAGGAGTCTGAGACTCAACCGTCTCTCTGGTGTCCCTCAGGGTCGGGTGGAGGTGGAGTTTGGTAAGGAGGCGCTGAAGTTTGAGAACGGAGCTTTCTCCTACTTTGGAGTTCCTGCTCTCATGCCTTCAGGTACGGATGAGAAGACCTTTCTCCTTTCTCCAGGTGTTGCTTGAAGATCAAATTCAGCCTTTTTCCTTCAGGACAGACGGAAAGATTAAGCCTTTTTTAAGATCAAATCTTCTTATTCCACTATTGGAGAAGACtctgttgatgtttttatttaagcttGTTCATCATAAAGGGATTAACACTTTGactccagagctccagtgttgatgttctctgatttactggaacttttcaaccgtttacgccatcattccagtagattcctctactggaatgatggcgtaaacggttgaaaagttccggtaagttaaacattttgtgtttaagcgtcaccgacgacgcctcaggtgttaaagggttaatttacAAAGACAATTAAAGCTGCGAGCGGCGCTgtatggcccgcagtcgctacctgCGTGCCTCTTCGCGTGAACATCGCTCGAACAAAAGATTAATTTTCCCAAACGGCGTTTATTTacaattcaagatggcggcctcttcccaaggtcaaaggtcaatgaaacttctgtGTTGGTTGAAGACTCCAGGTGGCGGCATGTTTCTGAAGTTTCGTGAAAATCGTACAAACAAGTGTCGTTTTCCgtctaaaaatctgaaaaacgcCAAATCTCGCACTTTGTCCCAAAATGTTCGCCAAACCATAGGACATGtcgccatcccataatagtttcaAACTGTTTAGTGAGTTCAATGTAGACTTTTTAAAGATGGCCGACTGCTCTACAGACGAGTCCTCCGGCCGTCAGAGGATCAGCATCCCGGTCCAGGACATCCACAGAGACTTCACCTGTAACTCTGTCTTCTCCTGGGCAGTGAACCGGTCCCCGTCCCGCAGCAGTGGTCTGGACCGGTCCGAGTCCATGCTGTACGGAGGAAGCATGGGTCAGCTGAACGGCGGGGGCAACGTCTACCTGCCGGACTACTCCGTCAGACAGCTGACACACCTGCAGATCATCAAGGTCCCGCCTCCTTTTTCCACTGTGACCCTCTTCTGTCCATCTGGTGTTTGATCTCCGACGTTTGAGGAGAAGGTCATCCATGGGCCTTTTGTCTTTGAACTGAAAAGATCAAACAGAACTTCAAAATGTTGAAGGTGTTGAGGAGTTTGGAGCCTTTGGTTTGTTCTCTGGTAGAAAAGGAAACTAAATCATGTGAAGCTGAAGAGGTCAACGAGGTCAAagagctttaaaatgttcagtagAATCAATTTCCTGGATCAAAGTGGATCTAAGATCAGAGTTTTCAGATGGTTCAGAAAAAACGTCTCAACTAAAACCAGCAAGCTCCAAAACTCCCCAATACCAGGACAGGAAGTGCAGTTTTActgagaaaaaagctgaaaactcACAACTGAATTTATAAttattgacctttttttaaaactcaatataatttaaatgaaaaagaacgACACAatcagtaaaatattaaattagaaaCGTTCAAACAACCTTTAGAAGGATCATCTTCAACCTGTTCTGTGTACTTACTCCCAGAATGCTTTGCTCCTGTGCGGCAGATCACCCGGAGCCACTACCAGAACGCCCTGACGGCCACCAGGATGGACAGCTCTCCACAGACGCCCGATGCCGACGCCCGCCTCGCCGACGACAGCGCCCAGGCTCTGGAGCCGCCGCCCACGGACCGCGCCGCCACGCTCGCGCCCCCCGAGCACGCCACCCTCATGCCCCCGCCCAGGGACCACTGCAGGCCCAGCTCAGCACGGACCAGAGGACAGCAGTCCAGCATCCCCCACAGCACGTCCTTCCTGAACGAGAAGAACCGCATCGTCCGTGAGTCACCGAtcagaggaagaagagcagcTCCATCACCGCAGGTTTAGTCACAGGTCATAGGTCCCACGTCCCAGGTCACCGGTCCCAGGTCATAGGTCACAGGTCACACATCTTAGGTCACAGGTCACACATCTTAGGTCACAGGTCCCATGTCCCAGGTCAAAGGTCCCATGTCCCAGGTCAAAGGTCCTAGGTTCCAGGTCACAGATTCCAGGTCACAGGTCCCAGGTCACACGTCCCAGGTCACACGTCCCAGGTCACAGGTCACAAGTCCCAGGTCCCAGGTCACACGTCCCAGGTCACACGTCCCAGGTCACAGGTCCAGGTCATAGGTCACACGTCCCAGATCCCAGGTCACAGGTCACAAGTCCCAGGTCACACGTCCCAGGTCACAGGTCCCAGGTCATATGTCAGACGTCCCAGGTCACAGATCCCAGGTCACAGGTCCCAGGTCACAAGTCCCAGGTCCCAGTTCACACATCCCAGGTCACCGACCACACGTCCCGGGTCCCAGGTCACAGGTCCCAGGTCACAGCCCACAGGTCCCAGGTCACACGTCCCAGGTCACCGGTCACACGTCCCGGGTCACAGGTCCCAGGTCCCAGGTCCCAGGTCACAGCCTCAAAGATCAGCTCAGAGGAAGAAACCAGGGAGGAGTGGAAGTTTCAACGTTTTGGTCGGTTTTCAGATTATGTGTGAATGTTTGGTTTCATATCAGAGGAAATAAAGATCTTAGTAAAAATTCTGAATATTAAATTTTCataagtgaaaaatgaaaactgatgGATGCAAAATACAGTGAAGGAGAGACTGAGCTGGAGGTGGAACAAACtgcgctagcaactgttgctaaggacttctctgacgaccagatccatcgacaaatgtaaagttttaagcataaagctgaaacatcacaaagcttcttttaaagattttggttagtagacattgaactttcagattaaggcgggggccgcaaattatcaacttgggggccacaaatggcccgcgggccgacAGTTTTACACCCCTGGGTGAAATTCACCGTGAGAGGATCTGACAGCAGATCTCATCCGATAAACACAGGAAACTCAAACTTCATGAAGGTTCAGAAGTCAGTAAATGTTTAACAATccttgttgtttgtgtttgttcaggCAGTAAATCTGATGGACAGAAGAGTCCGAGTGACTCTGTGTTCCTCAGGATGGATGAGATCCCGTACATCCGAGAGGACCGATGTGAGGCCGACCCGCATGCAGGTTAGCCCACTTCACCTCCATGAAAACCGATGCAGGACAGAAACCCGAGTCCACCTGTCAGGGCGGTAGAAACCGAAGGCCTCAAAAAGAGTTTGAGCATTCAAGAACGGACATTCTTCAGCAAACCATGAACATTTTAAACCCCAAAACGTAAATCCTAAAAAGAACTCTTTAAATGTGATATTCCACTGAGTGACAGCAGAGTTTCTTAAAGCATTCAGCAGGTGAAGGTCTTTAAAGGAACTCAAAGCCTTAAAGGCCTCAGATTCAGAAGAAACAAGAaacttttaaacacaatttatgaataaatattctttaataaGAAATAATGAACTGTCAGCTAATATTTACCAGAATAcattcaaatgaaacatttaacttcaatggaaatgttctttttgatgttttaaacatgttcttgtagcatttttctcatgatagaggatctatataaaagattaaaactgtttgtaTTTCTCAattcagaagcagatgaaaaccggatgcttgaaaatacACAGACtaatgaaatgggcggggccaaagtctacCTTTTCCACTCCAATTCTGaagtatccacttgcagacaaatagatctattagAGTCTTAATTTTCCCAATTGTTttgctaagctaatgttagcttgtggttgtaaaaatgtgtaagcTAGCttgggagtgtaaacaaagggttgatggaaTATTAGTGGAGCTAGTTTCTgtgccaacagccccgcccacaacccagaaccACAATTctaatgagctgcagaaaatatgtcttcaaaatgaaagttttcttttttttatttagactaaaaactgtataatcataattaaaacactagtGGGAACAAtttaactaaagtaaaaaaatatagttcagTTCAAACACTTTACTGgaatgaaaagttacagaaagttttttgtttcttttctgttgATGTGCTAAAGCCAAACTCTTTTTATTctctacaaacaaaataaagtttgtgcTTTAGTATCAAAACATATTTGAGTCACGAGATCAGAGGAAGTGAAACTCTTAACTTCACACGTCTCCAGTGCTGCAGTGGGTCCACAAACGCAGAGTCTGAATCGGTTCTTCCTACAGGAACCTGAACATCTTTTGTTCTCTCTCTCTCAGACATGGCCTCTGTTCCCATGGAGACGGACACGTCGCCTTTCATCAGCAGCCTGTCGCTGAGTAGCTCCGAGGACACGCTGGGCAAGAAACTGCTGCTCAAACTCAGTCAGTCTcttcatgcacacacacatgcacacacacatgcacacacacatgcacacacacatgcacacacagagcCCACAACTAAATCTTCATCTCTAAAAACAAGAGTATGATAAATCTGCTGAATGTCCTCAAAATGTGACCTGTGCTCAGGAGGCTTgtctttacacaaaaacaaacacacacacacacacaaaacttctGTGTAAATATGTCATCTCCAGAAAGCAAGTTTAACTCCAAAAAGTAACCATAAACATCAGCATAACGTTAACCTGAaaatcattttggtttttacaCAATTAAAACCCGGGTCCCCACAAGACCACAAAAACAGACGCACAAACGCTCCGCCTATTCATCCATTCTGTGCTTCTCTTTGACTCACACCAACCAAACACATGTGcaagcacacacactcacactaaCACCCACTGGCAGACAAacgcgcacacactcacacacactcaccccccccccccccNNNNNNNNNNNNNNNNNNNNNNNNNNNACACACACACATTCTGCTGCTTTGAACTGGCCTACTTTATATTCTTCTGCAGTTTCTCGCAGCGTCCACAGCAGATCTCTGGGTTTCATTCCTGAACATTTTAACAGCTGAACATGAAACTCTTCAGCttttcaaaaacaacacaaacttcACCATCGTGTGTGAAACAGAAACCGTCTTCTGTCCTCCCCGACTGAACATCACGCCGATATTTACCAGGAACAGGAGAATGGCGTGTTTGGGTTTAGTGAgtctataaatgtttttgatttgatgGATCTGACGTCATGTTTTCTGATTAATAAACTAAACTCACAAAAGCATTAAGATAAACGCTAAATTAATCTGTCAATATTtgaagttaatttttaaattgctttaattctcatttttgaaaacatcCTTTTGATTTCAGAagcttttgtctcatttttacaTGTCAGTTAAATTCTGTTTGAACTTTTAGCTTAAATATATTCTTaaaggtgtttttgtttgtgtcagaTTAATTTCAAACacagtttgttatttttagtcAAATCTGTTGTTGGGTTGATAAAaccgattaatcgatttaaatcaatttaagcttaatagataaataatcgtttcataaaaatataaattgatttagcaaataaagctaaagtctgctagcttgatgctagcgtttaatggaatttcccataggacggctaatgctaacactcagtcgacctaattctgactaaatgaacatctttataaactcacagggattcattttctgaactctttaaaggaaatatttttaaagtacctatttgtggtctaaaaccttgttttttcctcatactttggttattcttgaaaaaagtgtacttcTGTAGCGcgagctccctctagtggccaaactgaaacgtcctccaggagaagcagaacaatgttaacaTTGTTAATGTtaaatccatgtaacactgtatgatattaacaatctcatatTTCCatattacattttacagtttgtgaactggatcagattaacataaatatattcaagTTATTTATgcgattattaatgtatttataaacaaatgtatataaatgtttaagttgtaTAAACTCTATATTGAAGGATCCAAAGAATTGAAAacaattgaatcgatccaggttcttgtgaatcgaatcgtttctgtaAATCATTATTAATACTCAATCCgagtaaaatagtttttattttagtttaaaggtttttctgCATAAACTGCTTCTTTTGTTCCTGTTGATCGCATCACATTCTCAGACTTTactgcacttttgtttttattatcagCATCGATTGACCTGAAACTTCACTGAGTTAAACCAGAAAAACAGCgacaacacaaacatgaaacatcattaaaatactgaaacatga from the Oryzias melastigma strain HK-1 linkage group LG1, ASM292280v2, whole genome shotgun sequence genome contains:
- the LOC112156926 gene encoding metal transporter CNNM1 codes for the protein MAAEAAAARYRSGAPLPARRLLLLCACSLLPAPAAGLLGFRPEETGAELSVEDGVLKATEGTRFMLRVYYSTSPQRLNRSAGARANNAAPWIAFIEEPSPGREGQVHPKRNMCTDKSARTSDIEVLGSFKSSSSQNSVLVELLAKELRRGEKVKFYSMCAFDGSKWEHYRTRDFWVAVSERSAVPELWLQVLVSVLLLGLSALFSGLNLSLLALDPVELQVLQNSGTDTEQNYARKIESVRRHGNYVLCTLLLGTAIINASLAVWMCQILGMTWVSTVICAFGIFFIGEILPHSVASRHGLAIASKTIWVTRLLMVLSFPISYPISKLLDLILNQEISNFYTREKLLEMLRVTDPYHDLVKEELNIIQGALELRTKTVEDVLTPLTDCFMLASDALLDFNTMTEIMQSGYTRIPVYENERSNIVDILFVKDLAFVDPNDCTPLKTITQFYRHPLHCVFNDTKLDAMLEEFKKGKSHLAIVQRVNNEGEGDPFYEVMGIVTLEDVIEEIIKSEILDETDLYTDNRTKRRVSHHERKQQDFSIFKLSENEMKVKISPQLLLATHRFLSTEVEPFKPAHISEKILLRLIKHPSVVQELKFDEKNKRAPQHFLFQRNKPVDYFTLVLQGRVEVEFGKEALKFENGAFSYFGVPALMPSVNRSPSRSSGLDRSESMLYGGSMGQLNGGGNVYLPDYSVRQLTHLQIIKITRSHYQNALTATRMDSSPQTPDADARLADDSAQALEPPPTDRAATLAPPEHATLMPPPRDHCRPSSARTRGQQSSIPHSTSFLNEKNRIVRSKSDGQKSPSDSVFLRMDEIPYIREDRCEADPHADMASVPMETDTSPFISSLSLSSSEDTLGKKLLLKLSHKKRKKSHDGERTPEDISEQPLVRT